In a genomic window of Sporosarcina trichiuri:
- the sufD gene encoding Fe-S cluster assembly protein SufD, with protein MTVETKLALTGDDVRSYAASTGEAGWLSDLRLEALEKAAALPMPKPDKTKIDKWNFTEFPVHAVDSSAYADLSELPEDAKLLVDAENQKNIYVQHNNTPAYLSLSEDLKAQGVILTDIFTASREHADLVKKYFMTDGVKVDEHKLSALHAALMNGGVFVYVPKNVVVEQPIQVLFLHDDEKASLFNHVIVVAEANSSVTYVENYLSTVEHAVGLANIISEVFTGDNAVVTYGAVDVLAEGFTTYVNRRGVAGRDSRIDWALGLMNDSNTISDNLTHLVGNGSRCDMKSVVVGRGSQKQNFTSEIVHWGLDTEGHILKHGVMKDAASSIFNGIGKIEKGATRSNAEQESRVLMLSEKARGDANPILLIDEDDVTAGHAASVGRVDPLQLFYLMSRGISKQEAERLVIHGFLEPVVSKLPIEGVKKQLTEVIERKVR; from the coding sequence ATGACGGTTGAAACGAAATTGGCATTGACCGGAGACGACGTCCGCTCTTATGCCGCCTCTACAGGCGAAGCAGGATGGCTGTCCGATCTCCGCTTGGAAGCGCTCGAAAAAGCGGCAGCACTTCCAATGCCGAAACCAGACAAAACGAAGATCGACAAGTGGAATTTCACGGAATTTCCTGTACATGCGGTCGACAGCAGCGCCTATGCGGATCTGAGTGAGCTTCCGGAAGATGCGAAGCTGCTTGTCGATGCAGAGAACCAGAAGAACATTTACGTGCAGCACAACAATACACCTGCCTATCTTTCGCTTTCCGAAGATCTGAAAGCGCAGGGCGTCATCTTGACGGACATCTTCACTGCATCACGGGAACACGCAGACCTCGTGAAGAAGTATTTCATGACGGACGGCGTCAAAGTGGACGAGCACAAGCTCTCAGCGCTCCATGCGGCCCTCATGAACGGCGGCGTATTCGTATATGTGCCGAAGAACGTTGTCGTCGAGCAGCCGATCCAAGTGCTGTTCCTGCATGATGATGAGAAAGCGTCCCTATTCAACCACGTCATCGTCGTGGCGGAAGCGAACAGCTCCGTGACATACGTGGAAAACTACCTGTCCACAGTCGAGCATGCGGTAGGTCTTGCGAACATCATCTCCGAAGTGTTCACAGGCGACAATGCCGTTGTCACATACGGGGCTGTCGATGTACTCGCAGAAGGGTTCACGACGTACGTGAACCGCCGCGGCGTCGCAGGCCGTGACAGCCGCATCGACTGGGCGCTCGGTCTCATGAACGACAGCAACACGATTTCCGACAACCTGACACACCTCGTCGGCAACGGCTCTCGCTGCGACATGAAGTCCGTCGTCGTCGGACGCGGTTCGCAGAAGCAGAACTTCACATCCGAGATCGTCCACTGGGGACTGGATACGGAAGGCCATATCCTGAAGCACGGCGTCATGAAAGATGCTGCTTCCTCGATCTTCAATGGAATCGGAAAGATTGAAAAAGGGGCAACCCGCTCCAATGCCGAGCAGGAGTCACGCGTCCTGATGCTGAGTGAAAAGGCGCGGGGCGATGCCAATCCGATCCTGCTCATCGACGAAGATGACGTTACGGCAGGCCACGCAGCATCCGTCGGCCGTGTCGATCCGCTGCAGCTGTTCTACCTCATGAGCCGCGGGATTTCGAAGCAGGAAGCGGAACGCCTCGTCATCCACGGATTCCTGGAGCCGGTTGTAAGCAAACTTCCGATTGAAGGCGTCAAGAAACAGCTGACGGAGGTAATTGAAAGGAAAGTGCGCTAA